The proteins below are encoded in one region of Solenopsis invicta isolate M01_SB chromosome 8, UNIL_Sinv_3.0, whole genome shotgun sequence:
- the LOC105207941 gene encoding uncharacterized protein LOC105207941, translating to MFAKHIKIALLLLLYCIFVRCYVLPQDGFTRLNAGSKISEEINAKDAYSQTSQASRLSRSAIRRWLVEFHPDLWVIQDNSKLSKNQSSSDSESEDNFGHPLMSIILSIGFFKRDNKSDNVNQEQSYARSEISHVTGNRQSKEKVDSSFRDFFTLSKEEAFWNKTYRNIKVIYGSLDGEKKEMLGKLFEQIDNLSDILSEHFDQIKQSRIVRSVDNYHQTAENNSTPENVVRSNDSDAKNHIMDFYFKDVINILDNLKSPKVRLYSRNVSLESSDYYTVLQITSSLDHQTVSNRTNYHRMGKHDSSKDVVDSPSENPDKDIVTKIFEDLEKLRLLLNDDLKRNALGNYNNVLKVSRVVRSPGNYRRKVRKSARKNIFHFSLKNSNKDVVTKIFEDLEKFRLLLNADLKRSALNNNNNVPAVSRIARSPESYYQTVGNNRIPGKQNMIYLSRHLIFEVAANVSIHMIPALIFG from the exons ATGTTCGCCAAACACATAAAG atCGCGCTATTGCTGCTCTTGTACTGCATCTTTGTGCGGTGCTATGTCCTACCCCAAGATGGATTCACCCGGTTAAACGCAGGATCGAAGATATCTGAGGAAATCAATGCTAAAGACGCTTATTCTCAAACATCGCAGGCATCCAGGTTGTCGAGATCGGCGATACGTCGGTGGTTGGTTGAGTTTCATCCCGACCTTTGGGTAATTCAAGATAACTCCAAGCTCTCGAAAAATCAATCGTCCAGCGACAGCGAATCGGAAGATAATTTCG GGCACCCCCTAATGTCTATCATCCTCTCGATCGGCTTCTTTAAGCGCGATAACAAATCGGACAACGTCAATCAAGAACAAAGTTACGCCCGAAGTGAAATCTCTCATGTGACTGGGAACCGACAGTCCAAGGAGAAGGTCGATTCGAGTTTCCGTGATTTTTTCACGCTAAGCAAGGAAGAGGCGTTCTGGAACAAGACGTATCggaatataaaagttatttatggAAGCCTTGATGGTGAAAAGAAGGAAATGCTGGGAAAGTTATTTGAACAGATAGATAATTTATCTGATATATTGTCTGAACACTTCGATCAGATCAAGCAATCTCGAATTGTGAGATCAGTCGATAATTATCATCAAACTGCAGAAAACAATAGCACGCCAGAGAACGTCGTTAGGTCAAATGATTCAGATGCGAAGAACCATATTATGGATTTCTATTTCAAGgacgttattaatattttggaCAATTTGAAAAGTCCAAAAGTCAGATTATATAGTCGCAATGTGTCTTTGGAATCTTCTGATTATTACACAGTACTTCAAATTACCAGCTCGCTTGATCATCAAACCGTAAGTAATAGAACGAATTATCATCGAATGGGAAAACATGATAGTTCAAAGGACGTCGTTGATTCCCCTTCGGAGAATCCAGATAAGGATatagtgacaaaaatattcgAGGATCTCGAAAAGCTCCGTCTTCTTCTTAATGATGACCTAAAACGCAACGCATTAGGTAATTACAATAATGTACTCAAGGTGTCACGCGTAGTCAGGTCACCCGGTAATTATCGTCGAAAAGTACGAAAAAGCGCCCGAAAGAATATCTTTCATTTCTcgttgaaaaattcaaataaggACGTAGTGACAAAGATATTCGAGGATCTCGAGAAGTTTCGCCTCCTTCTTAACGCTGATCTAAAGCGCTCcgcattaaataataacaataatgtaccCGCGGTGTCCCGCATAGCCAGGTCACCTGAAAGTTATTACCAAACTGTAGGAAATAATAGGATTCCAGGGAAgcaaaatatgatatatttatcgAGACACCTTATTTTTGAAGTAGCTGCCAATGTATCTATCCATATGATTCCTGCGTTGATTTTCGGTTGA
- the LOC105207939 gene encoding extensin → MRTTAGTILAIACSSIALALAKPAPEPPISSYFPPSGGGGGGGGGGGGGSYGPPAPAYGPPQQNPVIHKHVYVHVPPPEAPEYKPPKHIPQPGPPQKHYKIVFIKAPTPPTPTAPQLPPLPQPDEEKTLIYVLVKKPEEAPDIVLPTQAPTQPSKPEVYFIRYKTQKDQGGNEYGPPGQQPGQPIDSYGAPQPGPSGPY, encoded by the exons ATGCGGACCACCGCG GGCACGATTCTCGCGATCGCCTGCTCGTCGATCGCGCTGGCGCTCGCAAAACCGGCGCCGGAGCCACCGATAAGCTCGTACTTTCCACCCTCcggaggtggtggtggtggtggtggtggcggtggcggcggcagctACGGGCCGCCCGCACCCGCGTACGGCCCGCCGCAACAGAACCCGGTGATCCACAAGCACGTGTACGTCCACGTACCGCCGCCGGAAGCGCCGGAGTATAAGCCACCCAAGCACATACCGCAGCCAGGGCCGCCACAGAAGCACTACAAGATAGTGTTCATCAAGGCGCCGACTCCGCCTACGCCGACCGCGCCACAGCTGCCACCGCTGCCGCAGCCGGACGAGGAGAAGACGCTCATCTACGTCCTGGTGAAGAAGCCGGAGGAGGCGCCCGATATCGTGCTGCCGACGCAGGCACCGACGCAACCCAGCAAACCCGAGGTCTATTTCATCCGCTACAAGACTCAG AAGGATCAAGGCGGCAACGAATACGGCCCACCGGGACAACAACCGGGGCAGCCCATTGACAGTTACGGGGCACCACAACCAGGCCCCAGCGGGCCGTACTAG
- the LOC105207942 gene encoding another transcription unit protein has translation MVNMSPVRETLRDSSGDSGSESDNASASSRSSRSGSRASQAPVQTSGNARSEHSEDENGAPASPASNASGSRASRSISQSPVGSNKLDGSRRSESPSGSPIGSGSRRSSVGSVQSEKSGSARSRSGTPKSVASRSSADSRKSPRSRSQSPRGSVRSSSPKSPVSSRSAHSRSVERKSKTPASPASNASGYDSPKSRRSRSVSSQRSNKSAGSASPTERRSNSSASSRKFDEPVQREGSEKFDDKRSRSKSPKNDKSDNESNKSFKQRDQSPKSDESDEQSKNKRQHHSSSGSDTEKPMKRSKLLIDSDSDNETADKENSVAPTADALFGDASDISTDDEKDKKEEQKEKEWSRSRSRSRSRSKSRSRSKSRSRSRSKSRSRSRSRSRSHSRGRSESGGEGPSHRTVLEDEEEDKDKEEEPEPPPETRIDVEIPKITTDLGREIHFVKLPNFLSVETRPFDHETYEDEIDEEETLDEEGRARLKLKVENTLRWKELFNDEGKMVKQSNARFVKWSDGSMSLHLGSEIFDVYKQPLQGDHNHLYIRQGTGLQGQAVFRTKLTFRPHSTESFTHRKMTMSLADRSQKTSGIKVLSQVGMNPDQNRYEMIKKEEEKLRMAMRVQKTKKSTGSIRNTNRSSTGAYSGDAYHDDGSDDEGAISLAAIKNKYKKGGAVIPSKASNIYSSDEEGSDIETHRPKKNIKGKILKDSDEESNSESSAISGGDDNQADDASD, from the exons ATGGTAAACATGTCACCGGTACGAGAAACTTTGCGCGATTCCAGCGGCGATTCTG GATCGGAATCGGATAACGCTTCTGCGTCCTCGAGATCAAGTCGTAGCGGTAGCCGAGCGTCGCAGGCTCCTGTACAAACGTCAGGCAATGCCAGGAGCGAGCACTCCGAGGATGAGAATGGAGCGCCGGCCTCGCCTGCATCGAACGCTAGTGGCAGCCGCGCCTCGAGGTCCATCAGTCAGAGCCCAGTTGGATCGAACAAGTTGGACGGCAGTCGCAGATCGGAGAGCCCGTCTGGTTCACCGATCGGATCCGGCTCGAGACGTTCAAGCGTTGGTTCCGTCCAGAGCGAGAAATCCGGCTCTGCGCGGTCCAGGAGCGGCACGCCGAAGTCGGTTGCCTCTCGCAGCTCAGCGGACTCCCGAAAGTCACCCCGATCGCGCTCGCAATCACCGCGCGGCAGCGTACGCTCCTCGAGCCCGAAGTCACCCGTCAGCTCGAGGTCCGCGCACTCTAGATCGGTAGAAAGAAAGTCCAAGACTCCAGCCTCCCCTGCCTCCAATGCTTCTGGCTACGATTCCCCAAAGAGTCGTAGATCTCGAAGCGTGTCTTCTCAGAGAAGCAATAAGTCAGCGGGTTCTGCGAGTCCGACGGAAAGACGATCGAATTCTTCCGCGTCTTCGAGGAAGTTCGACGAACCGGTGCAGAGAGAGGGTTCCGAAAAGTTCGACGACAAGAGATCGCGGTCCAAAAGTCCCAAAAATGATAAGAGTGATAATGAATCAAACAAATCCTTCAAACAGAGAG atcAAAGTCCAAAATCCGATGAAAGCGACGAACAATCGAAGAATAAACGGCAACACCACAGCAGTTCCGGTTCAGACACAGAAAAACCTATGAAGCGAAGTAAACTGCTAATAGATTCAGATTCTGACAATGAGACAGCCGACAAGGAAAATAGCGTCGCTCCAACCGCGGACGCGTTGTTCGGTGATGCAAGTGACATTAGTACGGACGACGAGAAGGATAAAAAGGAAGagcagaaagaaaaagaatggaGTCGCAGTCGAAGTAGGAGCAGGAGTAGAAGCAAAAGTCGTAGCAGAAGCAAAAGCAGGAGCAGAAGTAGGAGTAAGAGTAGGAGTAGAAGTAGAAGTAGAAGTAGAAGTCACAGCCGTGGCAGATCAGAGAGTGGCGGGGAAGGTCCAAGTCATCGAACTGTTCTCGAAGAC GAGGAGGAGGATAAGGATAAAGAAGAAGAACCGGAGCCACCTCCAGAAACTCGAATTGACGTAGAAATCCCGAAAATCACTACCGATCTGGGACGCGAAATTCACTTTGTGAAGCTGCCGAATTTTCTGTCTGTCGAAACTAGGCCGTTCGATCACGAAACTTATGAAGACGAAATTGATGAGGAAGAGACTCTAGACGAGGAAGGTCGCGCTCGATTAAAGCTCAAAGTCGAAAATACGTTGAGATGGAAGGAATTGTTTAATGACGAGGGCAAAATGGTGAAGCAGAGTAACGCGAGATTCGTAAAATGGTCGGATGGTAGCATGTCCTTGCATTTGGGTTCGGAAATTTTCGATGTTTATAAACAGCCATTACAAGGCGATCACAACCACCTCTACATTCGTCAAGGTACAGGTCTGCAAGGTCAAGCTGTATTTCGAACGAAGCTGACATTCCGGCCGCATTCCACCGAGTCGTTCACGCATAGGAAGATGACTATGTCTTTGGCCGATAGATCGCAAAAGACTTCTGGTATTAAGGTTCTTTCTCAAGTAGGAATGAATCCAGATCAAAACAGATATGAGATGATAAAG aaagaagaagaaaagctACGTATGGCTATGCGAGTTCAAAAAACAAAGAAGAGCACTGGCAGTATTAGAAATACTAACCGTAGTAGTACAGGAGCGTATAGCGGTGATGCCTATCACGATGATGGTTCTGATGACGAAGGTGCAATCTCACTGGcagctataaaaaataaatataaaaagggaGGCGCAGTAATTCCTTCTAAAG catcaaatatttattcttcgGATGAAGAAGGTTCGGATATTGAGACACACAGAcctaaaaagaatattaaaggGAAAATTCTTAAAGATTCAGATGAAGAATCCAATTCTGAGAGTTCTGCGATTAGCGGCGGAGACGATAATCAAGCCGACGATGCGAGTGattga
- the LOC105207943 gene encoding ubiquitin carboxyl-terminal hydrolase MINDY-3 homolog, whose amino-acid sequence MADNAIAGDDELLKNIKTLLWGSTVKEDVFKRWAQGFYFSIDEPTALVQREGGPCAVIAAVQAFILKQLLLESDVITWKAIKAEKCDQLLVKAMTEIINQAADIQDPKYSVVHINDSNGFASSKEGSDSKSAESAVNSAQDVSEGIQINESPATKQASLESEVFHSQLRIFTTNSIDDVEDFFTERIGMLKDQCGILLLLYTVMCTKGISEICFEMSDPTEPMIDSTYGYGSQSLINLMLTGRAVSHVWDHDQDISGLKLRGIDKQNTVGFLTLLEHLRYCEVGTFLKSPSHSIWVLGSDTHLTVLFSTEKRLVSPETPSEQARRIFKRFDPEGNNFIAANLLQDVLAELGLVADEEYVDIMRKKLDGENLGIILLASFMDEFFPEEPRMCPDMFVLYHYNGLQRSNPENRVKYHKGQAVLLECTVKCIMDSNPMLTVLQTKWPRIEIQWDIGRNPSLN is encoded by the exons ATGGCCGATAATGCCATCGCAGGCGACGACGAGCTCCTGAAAAACATTAAAACGCTCCTCTGGGGTTCGACCGTCAAGGAGGACGTTTTCAAGCGATGGGCGCAAG GCTTTTACTTCAGCATAGACGAACCTACTGCGCTTGTACAGAGAGAAGGTGGGCCATGCGCTGTGATAGCTGCAGTTCAAGCATTTATTCTGAAGCAGTTGCTGCTAGAGAGCGATGTTATAACTTGGAAAGCCATCAAGGCCGAAAAATGTGATCAGTTGCTTGTGAAAGCCATGACTGAAATTATAAATCAAGCCGCCGATATTCAGGATCCTAAGTATTCAGTAGTACACATCAATGATTCTAATGGCTTTGCATCTAGTAAAGAAGGCTCCGATTCCAAATCAGCCGAGTCGGCGGTGAATTCAGCCCAAGATGTTAGCGAGGGTATTCAAATTAATGAGTCGCCGGCCACGAAACAAGCGTCGTTAGAATCGGAAGTTTTTCATTCTCAATTAAG GATATTTACCACAAATAGCATCGATGATGTGGAGGACTTCTTCACAGAACGAATCGGAATGTTAAAAGATCAATGTGGTATATTGCTGCTACTTTATACGGTGATGTGTACAAAGGGAATTTCGGAAATATGTTTCGAAATGTCGGATCCCACGGAACCCATGATCGATTCTACCTATGGATATGGAAGccaaagtttaataaatttaatgcttaCTGGCCGGGCAGTTAGTCATGTCTGGGATCACGATCAAGATATTAGTGGATTGA aattacGCGGTATTGATAAGCAGAACACAGTGGGATTTCTCACTCTGCTAGAACATTTACGATACTGTGAAGTGGgaacatttttaaaatcgcCGTCGCATTCAATCTGGGTATTAGGTTCAGACACGCATTTAACTGTGCTCTTTTCTACGGAGAAAAGATTAGTGAGTCCAGAAACGCCATCAGAACAAGCGCGAAGAATTTTCAAGCGTTTCGATCCAGAAGGGAATAACTTTATCGCTGCAAATTTACTGCAGGACGTGTTGGCGGAATTAGGACTGGTAGCCGATGAGGAATA TGTCGATATTATGAGGAAAAAACTAGatggtgaaaatttagggataATACTTCTCGCGTCATTTATGGATGAATTCTTTCCCGAGGAACCACGTATGTGCCCAGATATGTTCGTTTTGTATCATTACAATGGTCTACAACGTAGCAATCCGGAAAATAGAGTGAAATATCACAAGGGACAAGCAGTATTGCTTGAGTGCACTGTAAAATGTATCATGGATAGCAATCCTATGTTGACGGTCCTGCAAACGAAGTGGCCAAGGATCGAGATACAGTGGGACATAGGACGAAATCCTagtttaaattag